One genomic region from Psychrilyobacter piezotolerans encodes:
- the mraY gene encoding phospho-N-acetylmuramoyl-pentapeptide-transferase, giving the protein MLYYLAEKYESLTYLKSIYLRGFLGFAISLMIVMILGKPFIAYLRKEKIGDEAKDVGPETHFTKTGTPTMGGVLIVFSAAITNLIVGNLTNKFNLMLHLCMLLFSSIGFLDDYRKLTICKKGLSGRKKMIGQALIALLTWVFIIKFGISGTELDFGIMNPFSKNYLYIGVVPLLGWILVVLIGSSNAVNITDGLDGLVIMPVIIAASILGLIAYFTGHTELSQHFDLYYIAGTGEITVFLTGLIGAGLGFLWFNFYPAQIFMGDTGSLMLGGLLGVVAIFLRQELLFLLIGFVFVVEAVSVILQVGSYKMRKKRIFRMAPIHHHFELQGLAETKVTIRFWIIALLCGIGSLIILKLR; this is encoded by the coding sequence ATGTTATATTATTTGGCAGAAAAGTATGAAAGTTTAACGTATTTAAAATCAATTTATTTGAGAGGTTTCTTGGGGTTTGCCATATCACTTATGATTGTCATGATCTTAGGGAAACCATTTATAGCTTATTTAAGAAAGGAAAAAATAGGTGACGAGGCAAAAGATGTAGGACCGGAAACACATTTTACAAAGACGGGGACTCCTACAATGGGGGGAGTTTTAATAGTTTTCTCTGCAGCAATAACTAATTTAATAGTGGGAAATCTAACTAATAAATTTAATTTGATGTTGCATTTGTGTATGCTTTTATTCAGCAGCATAGGTTTCTTAGATGATTATAGAAAGTTAACAATCTGTAAAAAAGGTTTGTCAGGCAGAAAAAAAATGATTGGCCAGGCGTTAATAGCTCTCTTGACTTGGGTATTTATAATTAAATTTGGGATATCAGGAACGGAGTTAGATTTTGGAATAATGAATCCTTTTTCAAAGAACTATTTGTATATAGGAGTAGTTCCGCTACTAGGCTGGATCCTTGTGGTATTGATTGGAAGCTCAAACGCTGTAAACATAACAGATGGACTGGATGGTTTGGTGATTATGCCGGTAATTATAGCAGCGTCTATTCTAGGGTTGATTGCGTACTTTACAGGTCATACAGAGTTAAGTCAGCATTTTGATCTTTACTATATAGCGGGAACGGGAGAGATTACGGTATTTTTAACCGGTTTAATAGGAGCAGGATTAGGATTTTTATGGTTTAATTTTTATCCGGCTCAAATTTTTATGGGAGACACTGGCTCTCTGATGTTAGGTGGATTATTAGGGGTAGTTGCAATATTTTTGAGACAAGAGCTGTTATTTCTTTTAATTGGATTTGTATTTGTAGTGGAAGCAGTATCTGTAATATTACAGGTAGGTTCATATAAAATGAGAAAAAAAAGAATATTTAGGATGGCTCCTATCCATCATCACTTTGAATTACAAGGTTTGGCAGAAACCAAGGTAACTATTAGATTTTGGATAATAGCCTTATTATGTGGGATAGGAAGTTTGATAATACTAAAGTTAAGATAG
- the murD gene encoding UDP-N-acetylmuramoyl-L-alanine--D-glutamate ligase, producing MKKAMIYGAGISGRSVKRLFEEMKWETVLVDDKTGISSTDAVAYLEGIDLFIKSPGIPYNDLIKKIEKKGIKVVDEIEVAYNYMKKTSTTKVIAITGTNGKTTTTSKLAGLLNAAGIRSIAAGNIGTPYSEAVLEKNKYEYIVLELSSYQLENLYEFKADIAMIINLAPDHLDRYRDADEYYDTKFNVGMNQNSGDKFIVNIDDPEIMKRLDRIDGEILKLSLEENTDICLSENNLYFKDRKITPTDKFSLKGRHNLQNILFIAGAAKLIGIDNKVITNFLENTETLEHRMEEFYTYKNENNIIKFINDSKGTNLESTMKAIGAFEKPILICGGCDKNLELTPLIEEIKKSVKEVYLIGELAPKLEGELLAGNYPKEDIYTLKTLEKVVITLGEKIKNRDYEKDLTVLLSPASSSFDQFKNYEERGRIFKKLVLETFKEEN from the coding sequence ATGAAAAAAGCTATGATATATGGGGCTGGAATCAGCGGTAGAAGTGTAAAGAGATTATTTGAAGAGATGAAATGGGAAACAGTACTTGTAGATGACAAAACAGGGATTTCGTCTACAGATGCGGTAGCTTATTTAGAAGGGATAGACCTGTTTATAAAAAGTCCGGGGATACCCTATAACGACCTAATAAAAAAAATAGAAAAAAAAGGTATTAAAGTAGTGGATGAGATAGAGGTAGCGTATAACTACATGAAAAAAACTTCTACAACGAAGGTTATAGCTATTACAGGAACCAATGGGAAGACCACAACAACAAGTAAATTAGCTGGATTATTGAATGCAGCAGGAATTAGGAGTATAGCAGCCGGAAATATAGGAACTCCATATTCAGAAGCTGTTTTAGAAAAAAACAAATATGAGTATATAGTTTTAGAACTTAGTTCTTACCAGCTGGAAAACCTATATGAGTTTAAAGCTGACATAGCTATGATAATCAACCTTGCTCCCGATCACTTGGACAGGTATAGAGATGCTGATGAATACTATGATACAAAATTCAATGTAGGAATGAATCAAAATTCAGGGGACAAATTTATAGTAAATATAGATGACCCGGAGATAATGAAAAGATTAGATAGGATTGACGGAGAGATTTTGAAACTTTCTTTGGAAGAAAATACAGATATCTGTCTGTCTGAAAATAACTTATATTTTAAAGATAGGAAAATAACGCCGACAGATAAATTCTCCCTAAAAGGAAGACACAACTTACAAAATATATTGTTTATTGCAGGAGCGGCTAAATTAATTGGTATAGACAATAAGGTCATAACAAATTTTTTAGAGAACACCGAAACCTTAGAACATAGGATGGAGGAGTTTTATACCTATAAAAACGAAAACAATATTATAAAATTTATAAATGACTCCAAGGGAACCAATTTGGAATCCACAATGAAAGCCATAGGAGCTTTTGAAAAACCAATACTCATATGCGGCGGGTGTGATAAAAACCTGGAATTAACACCCCTCATTGAAGAGATAAAAAAAAGTGTAAAAGAAGTATATTTGATAGGAGAATTAGCTCCTAAACTGGAGGGTGAATTGCTGGCAGGGAACTATCCCAAGGAGGATATTTATACCTTAAAAACTCTGGAAAAAGTAGTGATTACACTGGGAGAAAAGATAAAAAATAGAGATTATGAAAAAGATTTAACAGTTCTTCTGTCTCCGGCCAGTTCCAGCTTTGATCAGTTTAAAAACTATGAGGAGAGGGGAAGGATATTCAAAAAACT